A window of the Lactuca sativa cultivar Salinas chromosome 5, Lsat_Salinas_v11, whole genome shotgun sequence genome harbors these coding sequences:
- the LOC111894525 gene encoding autophagy-related protein 18h isoform X2, translating into MRRNQNKANNDKHDNSNGLIPNSFRFISSYIKTVSSNVRSAGASVSGSVSGDSSDELRKDQVLWCCFDRLELNPSTIKNVLLLGYSNGFQVLDVDDGCNFSELVSTRDDPVTFLQIQPTPKEATTSDAHEGFKMSHPLLLVVASEEARVSGISHSHNERDESQMDNSMYSPRAVRFYSLRSHNYVHVLRFRSTVYMVRCSPRIVAVGLTSQIYCFDAVTLENKFSVLTYPISQLGGQGVSGINIGYGPMAVGPRWLAYSSNNPLLSNTGRLSPQNLSPSPGVSPSTSPGSGSLMARYAMESSKQFASGLINLGDMSYRTFSKYCHDLLPDATRAVPHSTENANAGMVVIKDFVSRAVVSQFRAHTSPISALCFDPSGTLLVTASVHGNNINIFRILPSSSHNESGNRNFDWNSAHVHLYKLHRGMTSAVIQDICFSNYSQWIAVVSSRGTCHIFLLSPFGGETGIQLQNSNKTKLSPFVSQPWWSTSSFTKDQSSPPPPPITLSVVSRIKNVNFGWINTAGKAAVPPGVIAACFHSSVRRNHPEPSVSKADVLEHLLVYTPSGYVIQYELLPSLGREQGESSGSPQDEELRVKVEPVQWWDVCRRTDWPEKEEFIGIGGGGGGGRHGLVEAAMANSDDEDGGVVEKDLSKLKERSRWYLSHAEVQMRSGRVPVWQKSKIYFYAMAPQSHDDGHGGEVDIETIPVHEIEVREKDLLPVFDSSCVVHPGWTDNRYSASSSHGGSSNEKFPQDSIVSHGSSLEATEAQIASYPILASTVNNKDSMNRLTCYPPVDDEIMNSPSPVDHSIPPDLTVARGVKSLESVVTSDGSNRSDSSMNNTVNGYGHDFQEEYCNPSTQEKREINEVDGKNGLHQRNKSEEDGDDDMLGGVFAFSEEG; encoded by the exons ATGAGGAGAAACCAAAACAAGGCCAATAATGATAAACATGACAACAGCAATGGCTTAATTCCTAATTCGTTCAGATTCATTTCTTCATATATCAAGACCGTCTCTTCGAACGTCCGGTCCGCCGGAGCCTCCGTTTCTGGATCGGTTTCCGGTGATTCCTCCGATGAACTTCGGAAAGACCAG GTACTATGGTGTTGCTTTGACAGATTAGAGCTTAATCCATCAACAATCAAGAATGTCCTTCTACTAGGTTACTCAAATGGTTTTCAAGTTCTTGATGTGGATGATGGTTGTAATTTTAGTGAACTAGTTTCAACTCGTGATGATCCAGTCACATTTCTACAAATACAGCCTACCCCTAAAGAAGCAACAACAAGTGATGCCCATGAAGGATTCAAAATGTCACACCCCTTGTTATTGGTTGTTGCTAGTGAAGAAGCTAGGGTTTCAGGTATATCACATTCACACAATGAAAGAGATGAATCCCAGATGGATAATTCCATGTATTCTCCTAGAGCTGTGAGATTCTACTCATTAAGGTCACATAATTATGTTCATGTGTTGAGGTTTCGGTCAACTGTGTATATGGTTAGATGCAGTCCAAGGATAGTAGCTGTAGGTCTCACTTCACAA ATATATTGCTTTGATGCAGTTACACTGGAAAACAAATTTAGTGTGCTCACATATCCAATATCACAATTAGGAGGACAAGGAGTCTCTGGAATCAATATTGGATATGGGCCAATGGCTGTGGGGCCCAGGTGGTTAGCATATTCTTCCAACAACCCATTATTATCAAACACAGGGCGATTAAGTCCTCAAAATCTAAGCCCTTCGCCAGGTGTCAGTCCCTCAACCTCACCTGGCAGTGGAAGTTTAATGGCTAGATATGCCATGGAATCCAGCAAGCAGTTTGCTAGTGGACTTATTAATCTTGGAGATATGAGTTACAGAACTTTCTCTAAATATTGCCATGACCTTCTTCCTGATGCTACTAGAGCTGTGCCTCATTCTACTGAAAATGCTAATGCTGGAATG GTTGTGATTAAAGATTTTGTATCAAGAGCTGTTGTTTCACAATTTAGGGCCCACACAAGTCCTATCTCTGCACTATGTTTTGATCCGAGTGGGACCCTTTTGGTCACTGCATCTGTTCATGGGAATAATATCAATATTTTCCGGATTCTTCCATCATCTTCACATAACGAATCAGGCAACCGAAACTTTGATTGGAATTCTGCTCATGTTCATCTTTATAAACTCCATCGTGGCATGACTTCTGCT GTGATACAAGACATATGTTTTAGTAACTATAGTCAATGGATAGCTGTAGTTTCATCAAGGGGCACATGCCATATCTTTCTATTATCTCCTTTTGGCGGTGAAACCGGTATTCAATTACAAAACTCCAACAAAACCAAACTCTCACCTTTTGTATCACAACCATGGTGGTCGACCTCCTCTTTCACAAAAGACCAATCATCCCCACCCCCACCCCCCATCACCCTATCAGTAGTTAGCAGAATAAAAAACGTTAATTTCGGGTGGATTAACACCGCCGGAAAGGCGGCTGTCCCGCCAGGTGTCATTGCCGCCTGTTTCCATTCTTCCGTACGCCGGAATCATCCGGAACCTTCTGTTTCTAAAGCTGATGTATTAGAGCATTTGTTGGTGTATACGCCATCTGGGTATGTGATTCAGTATGAGTTGTTGCCTTCTCTAGGAAGGGAGCAAGGGGAATCCAGTGGTTCCCCTCAAGATGAGGAGTTGAGGGTCAAAGTTGAACCCGTTCAGTGGTGGGATGTTTGCCGGAGAACGGATTGGCCGGAAAAAGAGGAGTTTATTGgtattggtggtggtggtggtgggggaAGACATGGTTTGGTGGAGGCTGCGATGGCTAATTCTGATGATGAAGATGGTGGTGTTGTGGAGAAAGATTTGAGTAAACTAAAAGAGAGATCGCGGTGGTATCTTTCGCATGCTGAGGTGCAAATGAGATCCGGGAGAGTTCCTGTTTGGCAAAAGTCGAAG ATATATTTCTATGCAATGGCCCCACAGTCTCATGATGATGGTCATGGTGGGGAGGTTGATATTGAAACAATCCCAGTGCATGAGATTGAAGTTAGGGAGAAAGATTTGCTGCCTGTTTTCGATAGCTCTTGTGTGGTTCATCCTGGTTGGACTGATAACCG ATACTCTGCTTCGTCTTCCCATGGTGGTAGCAGCAATGAAAAGTTTCCTCAAGATTCCATTGTCTCTCATG GCTCATCACTAGAAGCAACAGAAGCACAGATTGCATCTTACCCTATTCTCGCTTCAACTGTAAATAATAAAGACAGCATGAATAGGCTAACTTGTTACCCTCCTGTTGATGATGAAATCATGAATTCTCCATCTCCAGTTGACCACTCAATCCCACCCGACCTAACCGTGGCTCGCGGGGTCAAGTCCTTGGAAAGCGTGGTCACTAGCGATGGTTCCAACCGTTCCGACTCAAGCATGAACAACACTGTTAATGGATACGGACACGATTTCCAAGAAGAATACTGCAACCCTTCAACTCAGGAAAAAAGAGAAATTAATGAAGTTGATGGAAAAAATGGTCTCCATCAGAGGAATAAATCCGAGGAAGATGGTGATGATGATATGCTTGGTGGGGTGTTTGCTTTCTCTGAAGAAG GTTGA
- the LOC111894525 gene encoding autophagy-related protein 18h isoform X1 — protein sequence MRRNQNKANNDKHDNSNGLIPNSFRFISSYIKTVSSNVRSAGASVSGSVSGDSSDELRKDQVLWCCFDRLELNPSTIKNVLLLGYSNGFQVLDVDDGCNFSELVSTRDDPVTFLQIQPTPKEATTSDAHEGFKMSHPLLLVVASEEARVSGISHSHNERDESQMDNSMYSPRAVRFYSLRSHNYVHVLRFRSTVYMVRCSPRIVAVGLTSQIYCFDAVTLENKFSVLTYPISQLGGQGVSGINIGYGPMAVGPRWLAYSSNNPLLSNTGRLSPQNLSPSPGVSPSTSPGSGSLMARYAMESSKQFASGLINLGDMSYRTFSKYCHDLLPDATRAVPHSTENANAGMVVIKDFVSRAVVSQFRAHTSPISALCFDPSGTLLVTASVHGNNINIFRILPSSSHNESGNRNFDWNSAHVHLYKLHRGMTSAVIQDICFSNYSQWIAVVSSRGTCHIFLLSPFGGETGIQLQNSNKTKLSPFVSQPWWSTSSFTKDQSSPPPPPITLSVVSRIKNVNFGWINTAGKAAVPPGVIAACFHSSVRRNHPEPSVSKADVLEHLLVYTPSGYVIQYELLPSLGREQGESSGSPQDEELRVKVEPVQWWDVCRRTDWPEKEEFIGIGGGGGGGRHGLVEAAMANSDDEDGGVVEKDLSKLKERSRWYLSHAEVQMRSGRVPVWQKSKIYFYAMAPQSHDDGHGGEVDIETIPVHEIEVREKDLLPVFDSSCVVHPGWTDNRVFGAGRYSASSSHGGSSNEKFPQDSIVSHGSSLEATEAQIASYPILASTVNNKDSMNRLTCYPPVDDEIMNSPSPVDHSIPPDLTVARGVKSLESVVTSDGSNRSDSSMNNTVNGYGHDFQEEYCNPSTQEKREINEVDGKNGLHQRNKSEEDGDDDMLGGVFAFSEEG from the exons ATGAGGAGAAACCAAAACAAGGCCAATAATGATAAACATGACAACAGCAATGGCTTAATTCCTAATTCGTTCAGATTCATTTCTTCATATATCAAGACCGTCTCTTCGAACGTCCGGTCCGCCGGAGCCTCCGTTTCTGGATCGGTTTCCGGTGATTCCTCCGATGAACTTCGGAAAGACCAG GTACTATGGTGTTGCTTTGACAGATTAGAGCTTAATCCATCAACAATCAAGAATGTCCTTCTACTAGGTTACTCAAATGGTTTTCAAGTTCTTGATGTGGATGATGGTTGTAATTTTAGTGAACTAGTTTCAACTCGTGATGATCCAGTCACATTTCTACAAATACAGCCTACCCCTAAAGAAGCAACAACAAGTGATGCCCATGAAGGATTCAAAATGTCACACCCCTTGTTATTGGTTGTTGCTAGTGAAGAAGCTAGGGTTTCAGGTATATCACATTCACACAATGAAAGAGATGAATCCCAGATGGATAATTCCATGTATTCTCCTAGAGCTGTGAGATTCTACTCATTAAGGTCACATAATTATGTTCATGTGTTGAGGTTTCGGTCAACTGTGTATATGGTTAGATGCAGTCCAAGGATAGTAGCTGTAGGTCTCACTTCACAA ATATATTGCTTTGATGCAGTTACACTGGAAAACAAATTTAGTGTGCTCACATATCCAATATCACAATTAGGAGGACAAGGAGTCTCTGGAATCAATATTGGATATGGGCCAATGGCTGTGGGGCCCAGGTGGTTAGCATATTCTTCCAACAACCCATTATTATCAAACACAGGGCGATTAAGTCCTCAAAATCTAAGCCCTTCGCCAGGTGTCAGTCCCTCAACCTCACCTGGCAGTGGAAGTTTAATGGCTAGATATGCCATGGAATCCAGCAAGCAGTTTGCTAGTGGACTTATTAATCTTGGAGATATGAGTTACAGAACTTTCTCTAAATATTGCCATGACCTTCTTCCTGATGCTACTAGAGCTGTGCCTCATTCTACTGAAAATGCTAATGCTGGAATG GTTGTGATTAAAGATTTTGTATCAAGAGCTGTTGTTTCACAATTTAGGGCCCACACAAGTCCTATCTCTGCACTATGTTTTGATCCGAGTGGGACCCTTTTGGTCACTGCATCTGTTCATGGGAATAATATCAATATTTTCCGGATTCTTCCATCATCTTCACATAACGAATCAGGCAACCGAAACTTTGATTGGAATTCTGCTCATGTTCATCTTTATAAACTCCATCGTGGCATGACTTCTGCT GTGATACAAGACATATGTTTTAGTAACTATAGTCAATGGATAGCTGTAGTTTCATCAAGGGGCACATGCCATATCTTTCTATTATCTCCTTTTGGCGGTGAAACCGGTATTCAATTACAAAACTCCAACAAAACCAAACTCTCACCTTTTGTATCACAACCATGGTGGTCGACCTCCTCTTTCACAAAAGACCAATCATCCCCACCCCCACCCCCCATCACCCTATCAGTAGTTAGCAGAATAAAAAACGTTAATTTCGGGTGGATTAACACCGCCGGAAAGGCGGCTGTCCCGCCAGGTGTCATTGCCGCCTGTTTCCATTCTTCCGTACGCCGGAATCATCCGGAACCTTCTGTTTCTAAAGCTGATGTATTAGAGCATTTGTTGGTGTATACGCCATCTGGGTATGTGATTCAGTATGAGTTGTTGCCTTCTCTAGGAAGGGAGCAAGGGGAATCCAGTGGTTCCCCTCAAGATGAGGAGTTGAGGGTCAAAGTTGAACCCGTTCAGTGGTGGGATGTTTGCCGGAGAACGGATTGGCCGGAAAAAGAGGAGTTTATTGgtattggtggtggtggtggtgggggaAGACATGGTTTGGTGGAGGCTGCGATGGCTAATTCTGATGATGAAGATGGTGGTGTTGTGGAGAAAGATTTGAGTAAACTAAAAGAGAGATCGCGGTGGTATCTTTCGCATGCTGAGGTGCAAATGAGATCCGGGAGAGTTCCTGTTTGGCAAAAGTCGAAG ATATATTTCTATGCAATGGCCCCACAGTCTCATGATGATGGTCATGGTGGGGAGGTTGATATTGAAACAATCCCAGTGCATGAGATTGAAGTTAGGGAGAAAGATTTGCTGCCTGTTTTCGATAGCTCTTGTGTGGTTCATCCTGGTTGGACTGATAACCG AGTGTTTGGTGCTGGTAGATACTCTGCTTCGTCTTCCCATGGTGGTAGCAGCAATGAAAAGTTTCCTCAAGATTCCATTGTCTCTCATG GCTCATCACTAGAAGCAACAGAAGCACAGATTGCATCTTACCCTATTCTCGCTTCAACTGTAAATAATAAAGACAGCATGAATAGGCTAACTTGTTACCCTCCTGTTGATGATGAAATCATGAATTCTCCATCTCCAGTTGACCACTCAATCCCACCCGACCTAACCGTGGCTCGCGGGGTCAAGTCCTTGGAAAGCGTGGTCACTAGCGATGGTTCCAACCGTTCCGACTCAAGCATGAACAACACTGTTAATGGATACGGACACGATTTCCAAGAAGAATACTGCAACCCTTCAACTCAGGAAAAAAGAGAAATTAATGAAGTTGATGGAAAAAATGGTCTCCATCAGAGGAATAAATCCGAGGAAGATGGTGATGATGATATGCTTGGTGGGGTGTTTGCTTTCTCTGAAGAAG GTTGA
- the LOC111894525 gene encoding autophagy-related protein 18h isoform X3, with protein sequence MSHPLLLVVASEEARVSGISHSHNERDESQMDNSMYSPRAVRFYSLRSHNYVHVLRFRSTVYMVRCSPRIVAVGLTSQIYCFDAVTLENKFSVLTYPISQLGGQGVSGINIGYGPMAVGPRWLAYSSNNPLLSNTGRLSPQNLSPSPGVSPSTSPGSGSLMARYAMESSKQFASGLINLGDMSYRTFSKYCHDLLPDATRAVPHSTENANAGMVVIKDFVSRAVVSQFRAHTSPISALCFDPSGTLLVTASVHGNNINIFRILPSSSHNESGNRNFDWNSAHVHLYKLHRGMTSAVIQDICFSNYSQWIAVVSSRGTCHIFLLSPFGGETGIQLQNSNKTKLSPFVSQPWWSTSSFTKDQSSPPPPPITLSVVSRIKNVNFGWINTAGKAAVPPGVIAACFHSSVRRNHPEPSVSKADVLEHLLVYTPSGYVIQYELLPSLGREQGESSGSPQDEELRVKVEPVQWWDVCRRTDWPEKEEFIGIGGGGGGGRHGLVEAAMANSDDEDGGVVEKDLSKLKERSRWYLSHAEVQMRSGRVPVWQKSKIYFYAMAPQSHDDGHGGEVDIETIPVHEIEVREKDLLPVFDSSCVVHPGWTDNRVFGAGRYSASSSHGGSSNEKFPQDSIVSHGSSLEATEAQIASYPILASTVNNKDSMNRLTCYPPVDDEIMNSPSPVDHSIPPDLTVARGVKSLESVVTSDGSNRSDSSMNNTVNGYGHDFQEEYCNPSTQEKREINEVDGKNGLHQRNKSEEDGDDDMLGGVFAFSEEG encoded by the exons ATGTCACACCCCTTGTTATTGGTTGTTGCTAGTGAAGAAGCTAGGGTTTCAGGTATATCACATTCACACAATGAAAGAGATGAATCCCAGATGGATAATTCCATGTATTCTCCTAGAGCTGTGAGATTCTACTCATTAAGGTCACATAATTATGTTCATGTGTTGAGGTTTCGGTCAACTGTGTATATGGTTAGATGCAGTCCAAGGATAGTAGCTGTAGGTCTCACTTCACAA ATATATTGCTTTGATGCAGTTACACTGGAAAACAAATTTAGTGTGCTCACATATCCAATATCACAATTAGGAGGACAAGGAGTCTCTGGAATCAATATTGGATATGGGCCAATGGCTGTGGGGCCCAGGTGGTTAGCATATTCTTCCAACAACCCATTATTATCAAACACAGGGCGATTAAGTCCTCAAAATCTAAGCCCTTCGCCAGGTGTCAGTCCCTCAACCTCACCTGGCAGTGGAAGTTTAATGGCTAGATATGCCATGGAATCCAGCAAGCAGTTTGCTAGTGGACTTATTAATCTTGGAGATATGAGTTACAGAACTTTCTCTAAATATTGCCATGACCTTCTTCCTGATGCTACTAGAGCTGTGCCTCATTCTACTGAAAATGCTAATGCTGGAATG GTTGTGATTAAAGATTTTGTATCAAGAGCTGTTGTTTCACAATTTAGGGCCCACACAAGTCCTATCTCTGCACTATGTTTTGATCCGAGTGGGACCCTTTTGGTCACTGCATCTGTTCATGGGAATAATATCAATATTTTCCGGATTCTTCCATCATCTTCACATAACGAATCAGGCAACCGAAACTTTGATTGGAATTCTGCTCATGTTCATCTTTATAAACTCCATCGTGGCATGACTTCTGCT GTGATACAAGACATATGTTTTAGTAACTATAGTCAATGGATAGCTGTAGTTTCATCAAGGGGCACATGCCATATCTTTCTATTATCTCCTTTTGGCGGTGAAACCGGTATTCAATTACAAAACTCCAACAAAACCAAACTCTCACCTTTTGTATCACAACCATGGTGGTCGACCTCCTCTTTCACAAAAGACCAATCATCCCCACCCCCACCCCCCATCACCCTATCAGTAGTTAGCAGAATAAAAAACGTTAATTTCGGGTGGATTAACACCGCCGGAAAGGCGGCTGTCCCGCCAGGTGTCATTGCCGCCTGTTTCCATTCTTCCGTACGCCGGAATCATCCGGAACCTTCTGTTTCTAAAGCTGATGTATTAGAGCATTTGTTGGTGTATACGCCATCTGGGTATGTGATTCAGTATGAGTTGTTGCCTTCTCTAGGAAGGGAGCAAGGGGAATCCAGTGGTTCCCCTCAAGATGAGGAGTTGAGGGTCAAAGTTGAACCCGTTCAGTGGTGGGATGTTTGCCGGAGAACGGATTGGCCGGAAAAAGAGGAGTTTATTGgtattggtggtggtggtggtgggggaAGACATGGTTTGGTGGAGGCTGCGATGGCTAATTCTGATGATGAAGATGGTGGTGTTGTGGAGAAAGATTTGAGTAAACTAAAAGAGAGATCGCGGTGGTATCTTTCGCATGCTGAGGTGCAAATGAGATCCGGGAGAGTTCCTGTTTGGCAAAAGTCGAAG ATATATTTCTATGCAATGGCCCCACAGTCTCATGATGATGGTCATGGTGGGGAGGTTGATATTGAAACAATCCCAGTGCATGAGATTGAAGTTAGGGAGAAAGATTTGCTGCCTGTTTTCGATAGCTCTTGTGTGGTTCATCCTGGTTGGACTGATAACCG AGTGTTTGGTGCTGGTAGATACTCTGCTTCGTCTTCCCATGGTGGTAGCAGCAATGAAAAGTTTCCTCAAGATTCCATTGTCTCTCATG GCTCATCACTAGAAGCAACAGAAGCACAGATTGCATCTTACCCTATTCTCGCTTCAACTGTAAATAATAAAGACAGCATGAATAGGCTAACTTGTTACCCTCCTGTTGATGATGAAATCATGAATTCTCCATCTCCAGTTGACCACTCAATCCCACCCGACCTAACCGTGGCTCGCGGGGTCAAGTCCTTGGAAAGCGTGGTCACTAGCGATGGTTCCAACCGTTCCGACTCAAGCATGAACAACACTGTTAATGGATACGGACACGATTTCCAAGAAGAATACTGCAACCCTTCAACTCAGGAAAAAAGAGAAATTAATGAAGTTGATGGAAAAAATGGTCTCCATCAGAGGAATAAATCCGAGGAAGATGGTGATGATGATATGCTTGGTGGGGTGTTTGCTTTCTCTGAAGAAG GTTGA